The sequence TCGGAACCCGACCTACGAAAGCTTTGGTGAGGCTGGGTAAGACGCCGCAGAAAGTGGCCTTGCGGGCGCGGATTGTGCTTCTGGTAGCGGCGGGTCAGACGCACAGTGCGATTGCTCGGCAATTGGAAGTTTCCCGTCCGACGGTCCTGTTGTGGCGGGATCGGTTTGAGCAAGGAGGCGTGAACGGCCTGTTGCGGGATGCGCCGCGACCGGGGCGCAAGAAAGCGATTTCGGAA comes from Candidatus Zixiibacteriota bacterium and encodes:
- a CDS encoding helix-turn-helix domain-containing protein, translated to MRLGKTPQKVALRARIVLLVAAGQTHSAIARQLEVSRPTVLLWRDRFEQGGVNGLLRDAPRPGRKKAISE